The genomic stretch GATAAATTGCTACCACAAACCAGCTAACATAGCGTACGGAGCGAGTCAGCAGAGATTAACCCGAGTATGGCTGCGCGAAGATGTGCTCGTCCTCACCGGCTGTGTTGTTAGCGAGCTAGTTATTGTTAGCTAACATCGGCTAGTAACTGACTGAACGCCTTTGTGGTTAGCTGCCGTTAGCTAACACTAGTATAACGCGAGCTACGAAAACACCTTCTTAACAGGCCAACTCTATGTAGTAGCAACATCCCAAAAGACGTCAAAGAAACTACCCAGTGACGGTTACTTCAATGCGACGTGGGTAAAATACCAGCAGCGAAAGCAGGAGCTTCAGCAACAGCCGCGCATCCCTCCCCTTGTTGAGCCGAGGCAGGCCGGTTTGGCGTGTGGGGGGCTGGGCTTGGTTTGATCTGGAGCAGAGGCCACACGTTCCTCGCGCCTCTAGAACAGAAGCCACACGTTACTTTATAGCACCACCTAGTGGCGGATAGCAGTTAGCTTCAACGGACACAGTAGCACTAAAAGCTGTTTCAAATCTCATACAAGTAAATGTATTGAACTTTTATCATGCTTGGAAATATCTGAAATGATTTAGTCATAAGTCAGAAACACAAGTTTAATTTCTTTGAGCAAATTTAACAAAGTTTCCACTGCTGATTAAGTcatttcaacctttttttttgccacatcATCCAAAATCACAAGGCCTTTCCTGTCATGTGTCATGCACGCAGTCAGTGCTCTCCCAGTATGTGCAAGTAAGCAATCttgagaaaatgttttccagGTCTTGTGAACAAACCCATGCATCTAGGCCATCTCATTTTGATTACTCAATATCTGCTTCACTGTTTAATGACATGTTAAGCAATGATGCTTCTCATCAAGGTGATATTCAATACATGTAAGTTTGTCAAGCATCCACTTCTCCATTAACTGTTAGCAAGCAGATGACACACAAGCTTTAATTATGGTGCCACTGCAGAGATGTACATCTAGAAAAAAATACTTAACTAAGGTGAACATTATCTCCCAAGTGCAGTGCACAACTAACTACAAAATATAAAGCCATTGTGACAAGCAGTTTAAAAAACTATAGCAATATACAGTCTCAGAAATGATCatgaagtagaaaaaaaaacttctgctCAAAGTCTGAAATGTTAATATACTGTAAGGTGTTCACCTCCTGTACAAACACAACTGACACACAGGCATTTGAGAATAACCAATACAATCCTGGACATCAACAAATGCTTTCAGTATATTTTTACTTATGAATCAGATGCTGTTCTacaaccaaaacacaaaactgtgtTTCCAGACATATCAAAATCAGAGGATTCTTCAGTCAAAAAGAGTCCTTCCAAGAATCCAGCTGttcataaaaacaatgcatcaCACTTTTTGTGGACAAACAATAATCTTTAAttgtaaaaagaaaagtgtttaCATGTCCTGGCAATTtcggaaagaaaaaaaaacgagcTAAAGCAAGAAAACCTAAATGTTTTACAAGGTAGGATTACAAAAATTTAAAACttgcaccaaaaaaaaaaaaaaaaaaaaaggagtctTCACAGATCACAAAGCAAAATCTGAcatgtaaatatatttaatgaaTTTCGCCAATGGGGCGGTCAACATTAATATCAacagcaatttaaaaaaaaaaaaggaaagaaaataaaaatataattacaaGTTTCAGAGGCCCGCATCTCAAGCTGCAGTGACTGTGGCTTAAATGATTTGGGCGACAGGTATGGGGATGGGTGCTGGTGAACCGTTTCATACTTTATGCAGAGAGGTCACTGCTGTTGAAACGGTCTTGGTCGTACACCTCTGCGACAACTTTGCGACCTCCGAACCAGCGGTCATTGAGGGCCTGGATAGCTTTGTTCATCTCTGAGGCCATGGAAAACTCTACAAAGATTTTGACAATGATATCggcatcctcctcttctccttgcTTTTCTTGGTATATGATGACTCTGTTGACGGAGCCAAACTTCCCGCACTCCTCTGTCACCTCGCCCTCCAGGTCATCATCGATGTCCTCTGGTCCGACCATATTTCGAAGCACCATCACTGTGgactggagaggaggaagaagagaattTAAAGAGTGGAAATCATTTTGATAATACATAGAAGCAAATAAAAGCTTTCACTGCTGTTCTTGTAACCCCCATTTCCCAAATCTCACCTCTGATTTTCTAAGCAGTTTCTGCATCACCATATGTCTGGCACTGCTGCCTGAAATGCTCATGTGCTCTTGGTCACTCAACATCTCCTGCCCTGTGCCATCCTGCagcatctcctctttctcttctttcctctcttgttGGTTGGAGCCACCAGCCTGATTAGACAGGACAGGCGGCGATGCGAGCACAGGGTTCACAAGACCAACCTGGGGAAGCACTGGTATGGGAGGACGCACTGGAGTAACACCTTTTAGACAAAGGCAGACATGGCATAAGTGACATCAAATGCGCCAATGGACAcacaaattaaatcaaacattgcaAGACTGCAACAGTTTAACAATACTTTCATCAAACATCACCCATTTACTCTAATAGCGCCATGCTTCCACAAAGGAGGTTACATTTAGTCGCATCACAACAGTGGTTCAAACATTATGAAGATTATGACTTAGCATTGAACTAAACACTTTGAACTGCTAGAATTACTGCGCAGCCATgctcaaaactgaaaaaattATAGTAAGGCTAATGAATGAATTTGTATCATTTATTTCTATGTCCTTGATGAGTTACCTAGAAatttacaaaacacaaatgacatgCATGTAAGTATTATTCAATGCAAACCAAAGCAAGCAGTTTAAAAGTGGCCTTTTAAAAGGTCTGTAAAGCTGTACGTTTTAACATCCCTATAAAGCACAAGATGTATTAAACTCCTGGTTTTATGAAAAATGAGCACTCACTCATGTCTTGGTACACACCTGTGATGACCCCTGGTGCCTGGGCAGCCATAACAGCCTGAGGTATTCCCATTTGCTGACCGAGAAGTTGGGGCGCGGCTAACGCCCCCAGGACTGATGCGCCGGCTACAGCCTCCTTAAGAGAGGGGGGCCGAAGACATTAGGTaagggaaacacacagagcacagcacaAGGCAGCACAGTCAACGATCACACAGCATGGCACAGAGTGAGCTCAACCTTGCCTCTCATTAGTGAGAATCAAGGTCACCAAAATCATTTCAGTCCAGACTTACTAACAAAATAGACTATTCTTGGTAAGTCGGAAATATAAGCAGTGATGTTAAGAAACTTTCCAAGAATGACACATTCTACAATGAACACAACTGTCTGGTTAAcaactgtgactgtgaaaagTAGCAGTCAATGTGTTTGTGCTAACTAAGAGAAGACTCTTAGCTTACACACCCAATCAGTGAATGGGAGGAGCTTTACTTACAGTACTATACAATGTATATTACACAAGAGGAAATTAAATCTTTggagtctgtttgtgttttgaacacATTTAACTGGATAAAAAGAGATTAAGCCCAGAATGTCTCATATTTCAGTTCTGTTAAACTGACACGGTGTCAGAGCAACTACTGTTTTTATATGATCCCTACAAAACTGGCCTTCTCCCAGTCACCTCAATAAAAAAATCTATGTCCATATTATCTGTGGTTTTGGTGTCAATTCTAGCTAGATCTGGGTTATATTTACCTGGAAGGCCATTAAATCCCTTTGGAAGGGATTCATACTTGCCTGGGCCGTTATCTTAGCGGTGGCTGccgctgcagccacagctgcagcaggcggCAGACCACCAGGGGTCGTGGGGGTCAGTAGGGGCATGGGCGGAGTCACTGCTTTGCCCACCCGCAGGTACTGACCCCCCAGGTCAAAGAGGTTCATAGACGACACAGCATCCAGGGCTGACTGAGGCTTTTCATATTCTGTAAGTGAATAAAATAGTAGTCAATAGCGGAGCAATGGTAACAGAAAGAGCAGGAGCGAATGAGGGTCCTCCAGCTCACCAATGAAGCCAAAGCCTCTGTGTCGCCCTGAGGTGGGGTCTCTGGCTAACGTGCAAGACTTGATCCTTCCAAAGGCCTCAAACACACTCTTGATGTCATCGTCAGATAGGTCAGGGTGGACGGATGCCACGTAGATTCGGTTAAAGGCGCGCGCCTCCTCTGCCAGCTGGTCAATGATGGGTTGCGCCTGACCGATGTTACTTGGCCGCCCAACCTATAGCACAGATCATACCAGCAGGGCTACTGAGTAAGGGGTTTTTGGAACCAAACAAGAGCGCACTCCCGCGAACTCTAAATCCCTACAGGGCTGACTTCTGGCACCCACTGAGTTCAAAGCTACTCTGCTCCTACAATCATGACACTGCTGCCCAAGTGCTCTCTGTTTATGCTTAGGTGCATGTCCATTACTATACAATTTGAAAGATCTGATAAAGTGGTTCTGAGATCTGAAATGGCACTCAACAGTTACAGCCAATGCCTTTTTATCTTTCTTACAGTGGCCACCAGGCACAAAAAATTTAATTTTTTCAGGACATGACTAAAACACCAAACTGTGGACAAATCAGTAGTTTAAGTCCAGCACCGATGACCTGCACTTTTCAAACTGGTGATAAATTCTGTCAGACTGTTGAGCAAAAAGGATCTCTGAGGGATCCATCAAAGATTCCTGATGAGTTGTGTAGACATAAATTATCATTTCATACCTTATATGACTGAAAATAGGTCTATTTATGCAGTAACTATTGTTCTTTAATTTGCGATTGAAATACAAAACAACTACTGCAAAACAAGGAACTGCAGCTTTATTTCAAAACACCAGATTCATGCATGGTGCGACAGGCTGAGCTGTTGGCAGCACTGAAAAGGGAACGCATTAAATCTGTCATGCTACGCACTCTGACAAACTTCCTCTCTTTTGTAATAGATCTGAGCTGCCTATCTAAGACGAGAATACAGGTGGGACTGGGATCTGTACTACAGATGGGGCGGCCAAGCAACACCAACCAGGCGCAGCCCATCATCAGCACATCATGGACACAGAGCGACGCCACGCGCCGTTGGAAATCCTACTGGAACTGGTCACTAAAATAGCTTTaatgaaatcatggaagcataacacaccacacagacagacagtacaCTAAACATACACccagacatacacacaacacacgcaCCTGGAAAtcaacagacacagacaagcaaagagagagaaattagTCACGCAAATAATTTCACAAGTCATTACAAAAGTATCACAAGAGCATTTAATTTACAGATAGACTCAGTTTCCCAAATGCCGGGAAGGAATCCAAAGCCCTGTTTAATTAAACCACATCAAAAATACACAGGAAAAAGTCAAGTGGTTTCCCATTTATCCACGTGTTCCTAAAACCTGAAGAGATACTCATCTCCAGACAACTTACCTTAATGTTTCGCCCCCCCAACATGACTGAGTTCATCTGCTCCAGTGCCAGCTGAGCTGCCTCTGGCACATCGTATTCCACAAAGGCAAACccctgcacagacagaaagcatggaaacataacacaaacactgaagacaCAGGCAGCTTTAAATCATGTTGATTAAGCAGGAACAGCAGAATTTATACTATGTTCAACATTTGTTAATCACACCGACCTTGTGTTTCATTGTAACAGAATCCCAAGACATGTCAATGCTCTTGATTGGGCCGAAGGGGGCAAAGGCCTGTCTGATGGTGTCCTCACCAAGCTCATAGTATATGGAGCCCACATACACCCGACACATGATGGCTAGAGCACGTTGCCGCTGAGCTGCCACCTGCAAACCGAGGAAAACAACACATGATAAGCATTAGAGagtaaaagaaagaagacaaacacacatacacacacacacacacacacactaataataaatgtatattttctaCTGTGCTTGCTTTCCCCAAAAATAGTTAGAGGCCAATTCCATGTTAGGGGGTCTGGACAGGTAAATAGGGCAATAATGGGATACTGTAATCAATGGACAGaactgtatgaaaaaaaaatgctaacatgtaTAACAGTTATAAAATATTGATGTCACCACTTGAAATTACAATATGGCCTTTATTCTGTTACTATTGAACAGACATatggaggaaaacacactgaagtgatTGACATGCACAGCCCTCACAAATATTTTGCTGCAGTAACTGACCTGTAGTCCGGGGATGCAAGTAAGGTAACAAAAGTAATCGTGGAGTTCAAACGAAATCCATACAAAGTCCTGATGAAAGCATTTCAAACTTTCTTCTCAAGTCTAAGGGGAGGGATGGTTTAACCACCAATAGATGCTGTGTTCTACGGATGCCTTTCAATCAGTCTGCTTCTACTAATTTCATTCTACTACCAACAAAATATAACGTTCCTATTTCGTGACATAATGGAAGTTGATCTGgtcaatgacagaaaaaaacttGACTTTGAGATGGCCAAAAAGATCCCTGTTCCAGCAGTTCTCTCATTTTGGTCCATTAAAGGGATTGCTATCCCTCTTTCGTCCCATGCcaagtttctgtttttaaatcGAACAAATGCATATTTTTCAGAGAAGTGACTTTTCTCaccctttaaaaaaaagcctGTGAAAAGCCAAAGACCTTTGGCTAACTCCCCGTTAAAAATACTAATGCACGTTATCCCACTGTGAATGCTTCAGCAAATGCTTCAACTACTGACAACAATCATTTACCTCACGAATGATTATGGACATGGTTGCAGGCAAACTAGAAGTAGAAAGCCATGTTTTCTTACAAAATATGCATTCTTAGGTTACATAAAAAGGCAGGGGTTGTTGCCAAAGCAACCAGTAAAAGAAGGGTAACAGTCCTTTTCCACTGGGAATGCGCACAGAAAAAAATTTAATAATCTATTGACCGATTGTAAAGGTGAGAGAGGATCTCCAAAGCCCATTGTCACTGCTGCCATCTGAAAGacagtaaagatgaaaaaagtgCTGAAAAGTAGGTTAGATATCCCTTAGCTTTACTTTTGCATAACTGTCATTGGCTTTGCTAGATAGACAAAAGCGGTTAGGCTAACACTGTATTCAGACACTCCCTCTAAACAATATACTGTTTGGGGAGTTGCCTCCCCAATCTAAATTACAAATAACCACACAGCAATAAACATAAACAAGTCCCCTTTAAAAGTGCAAAGCATTTAACATGATAACCAATGCCTTCATGACGATCTTCTCCATCTGAAAAAGAGCAGAGGCAAAAGCAAGGGCACATGGACTACACGTGGTCTTTTTCACAGCATGGCGGAGAAGGGAGTAAGACTTCCAACAGAGCTTTACCAAAACTGACATCTGAGTCAAGAGATGTCTGAGATACTAGTGTATGAAAAGGCCGAGACATTCTGTCTAAATCAAGACTGACAGGcgacacacacattacaaattTTCTCTTTGGCAGAGTAACAAAAGTTTTTACACATCTCACCTGCAGGTTGGTGAGTTGTTGCTGTTGATGGGCGATGGTCTGCTTCACCAACACACTCTTAATGCTTTGTTCCATGGCATACTTCTTTGCctggcaaaaaagaaaagtcactACCTTAAATTCCTCATATGTACAAAAACTTACTACTAAGACTACATTTTGACAGATACTGTAccactacatttacatgcacacacagttttacagAGTTTAGATGCACTGTAGCAACCCAGTTATTTTAAATCCACATTTATATTCAATAAGTGAATATTTTATAAATGTGACTGACTCATTTTAAGTGGAAACTTATTTAGACTTCTATAGGCACGTGGTTGCTACTTTTTCTGACACATACATACAAGCAACATCATCACAACTACATTATCATTACAGTGCATTTAGGCAGATACTGATTGTTCGGGGGTTCTTACCCTCTGAAgtgcctcctgctgctctggggTGAGAGGCGGTAGGCCAAGCTTGGAGCCTGTGCCCTGTCCATTCTCCATCGTCAGAGCTTCACCTCCCTACAATTCAGAGACAGCAATCTatcaatataaataaattaattatcAAAAATTGAAGAAAAGGGCCTGGAGCATAAACACCTGCCTGTATGTTCCAATTACACCCATAAAACATTTTCCCAGTAAGAAAATTCCTGTACTTCAAATAGAAGTCACATCACCTCACACAGCACATACCATTAAATATGCTAGCATATAAAGGACAAACACCCGGTTTTTAACCAAGTTGGGACCGGACGAACTCCTTACCTACGCAACCCGCTAATCGCTGGGTCCACCAGACTGAGGCAGGAAAGCCCCCAAGGGGAAGAGGACTGATGGGGAAGCTTTAACAATTCAACAAATTCTagggaaaataaaacatgccTTCAGACTAACGTTAACAATAAGAGAAACAGGCAGCTAGCATTTATTTACATTGCAATCCACACATAGCCAGCCCGTCTTTCCTGAGAAATCggtcagctaacgttagctagcgtGATGCACATGAATGCTAATGACGATTTTCAACCTCACATAACGATACGTTAGCTAGATAAATTAGCACCATTATGCGAAGTCAAATCTTGGCCGAAGACGCGTTTAGACAAAGTCGACTTTAACTACGACTCGTTTTTGGTTACACCCGAATGACCTTAACTTCGTAATTATTACAAACAGCACTACACGATTTAGCGAGGCCTGCTTTCTATTTAGCTTACGACAACGTTATCTTGCTAGCACGTAGCTAGCTGATATTAGCTAGTGTTAGGCATTCATTACTATGGCGCGCGAAGCAAACTGTATTTTCCCCAGTGAGATACATCATCGATTTACAGGATATTTTACACCGTTACAATTTTACCAGACATCGCGTATTACTTACGCGCCGACCACTGTAgctgaaaaatgtaaatgtttctcTTTATCAAGGAATTTATTTACCGCAGTCTCTGTAACCGCCATGAAGCACACCTTCTTGGAGAGGCCCACACACTGCAGTACTCGCGAGATTCTGTCAATATCAATGAAAGGTATCGCGACAATTGAACCCTCGCGATGATATGAGTGGCTAAGGCGTTTTGAACTCAACCTTCCATTTTTGAACAATGAGCTAAAGGTGTTAGAAATAGGCCTGTCTTAAGACAAATCAAATTCTCTGGGGAATTTCAGGTATATTTCTGCTGCCAATGTGCAAgtaacatattttattttgaatagtACTGTATTGCAATGGGTTACATGTTTTGGTAGCTGctaaacaaaaaatatgacCCTCACTATAATACGAAGTGTCCCAAATTTTAATAGCCACAAGCAAAAGTTGTGACCAaaattgtaaatgtgtgtaGTTGCAGTAGTGTCTTACTGCGGCGCACAGCAACACCCAACCTGCCAATACTTGGCTAGTCTATCAGAGAATCTGATGGGGAATCGTTGGTCCATTGCCTTCATCTCCTACAATGTTTtgtaaattattattataaagaATGTCTCGGTTGCAGATGCACCACCCAGTGCAAAAACTTTATGGGATAAGTGTAACTCAATCTAAAATTTCATGGTCTTATAATTAGTTTACTGTTTATATGCTTGTATCAGACCCAATAAACCATTTCTTTTTGTAATCGCTTTCAGCTCAATGTTCGATTTTCTGTGTTAGTAGCATATGACAGGTACAAGCACCTTCAAAgtacttttttgtttcattagTGTACTTTTACAGTGTTGTCAGATTCACACTTTAAAACATTGGCTAAAAATTGGTTTCACTTCAATAAACTTTGGCTCAAAGGGTCTCAAACTACTCCCAGTAGTAATTTCCTATTCTTTGTAAATGGATACTCTTTCCTACTACTTACTTCTAATTTAATAAGCATGTGCATTAACTGaagaatttctgtttcttttgctAAATTTGTTTAGTTTGGCAACAGTGAATATAGCTCTGTGATATGACCTGAAGGACAGAagtgactcttttttttttctatcaatcTAATTTGTATTACAAAGAAACTGGAGATGCCGGCTAAATTTCTCGAAAAATTGTTAATGTATACATGTACTCAATATATACAAGGACTGTCTCGTATCCAAAGAATCCTAACAAATAAAAACCCAATAATTTCAGACATAACCAACATGTCACACATTATTTATTGTCATGTATTTAATTGCAGTAGCTACAATATTTAACAAAGGTTTTAAGTAGAACA from Chaetodon auriga isolate fChaAug3 chromosome 21, fChaAug3.hap1, whole genome shotgun sequence encodes the following:
- the puf60b gene encoding poly(U)-binding-splicing factor PUF60-B isoform X8, whose protein sequence is MENGQGTGSKLGLPPLTPEQQEALQRAKKYAMEQSIKSVLVKQTIAHQQQQLTNLQVAAQRQRALAIMCRVYVGSIYYELGEDTIRQAFAPFGPIKSIDMSWDSVTMKHKGFAFVEYDVPEAAQLALEQMNSVMLGGRNIKVGRPSNIGQAQPIIDQLAEEARAFNRIYVASVHPDLSDDDIKSVFEAFGRIKSCTLARDPTSGRHRGFGFIEYEKPQSALDAVSSMNLFDLGGQYLRVGKAVTPPMPLLTPTTPGGLPPAAAVAAAAATAKITAQEAVAGASVLGALAAPQLLGQQMGIPQAVMAAQAPGVITGVTPVRPPIPVLPQVGLVNPVLASPPVLSNQAGGSNQQERKEEKEEMLQDGTGQEMLSDQEHMSISGSSARHMVMQKLLRKSESTVMVLRNMVGPEDIDDDLEGEVTEECGKFGSVNRVIIYQEKQGEEEDADIIVKIFVEFSMASEMNKAIQALNDRWFGGRKVVAEVYDQDRFNSSDLSA
- the puf60b gene encoding poly(U)-binding-splicing factor PUF60-B isoform X6, with protein sequence MENGQGTGSKLGLPPLTPEQQEALQRAKKYAMEQSIKSVLVKQTIAHQQQQLTNLQVAAQRQRALAIMCRVYVGSIYYELGEDTIRQAFAPFGPIKSIDMSWDSVTMKHKGFAFVEYDVPEAAQLALEQMNSVMLGGRNIKVGRPSNIGQAQPIIDQLAEEARAFNRIYVASVHPDLSDDDIKSVFEAFGRIKSCTLARDPTSGRHRGFGFIEYEKPQSALDAVSSMNLFDLGGQYLRVGKAVTPPMPLLTPTTPGGLPPAAAVAAAAATAKITAQASMNPFQRDLMAFQEAVAGASVLGALAAPQLLGQQMGIPQAVMAAQAPGVITGVTPVRPPIPVLPQVGLVNPVLASPPVLSNQAGGSNQQERKEEKEEMLQDGTGQEMLSDQEHMSISGSSARHMVMQKLLRKSESTVMVLRNMVGPEDIDDDLEGEVTEECGKFGSVNRVIIYQEKQGEEEDADIIVKIFVEFSMASEMNKAIQALNDRWFGGRKVVAEVYDQDRFNSSDLSA
- the puf60b gene encoding poly(U)-binding-splicing factor PUF60-B isoform X5 — encoded protein: MENGQGTGSKLGLPPLTPEQQEALQRAKKYAMEQSIKSVLVKQTIAHQQQQLTNLQMAAVTMGFGDPLSPLQSVAAQRQRALAIMCRVYVGSIYYELGEDTIRQAFAPFGPIKSIDMSWDSVTMKHKGFAFVEYDVPEAAQLALEQMNSVMLGGRNIKVGRPSNIGQAQPIIDQLAEEARAFNRIYVASVHPDLSDDDIKSVFEAFGRIKSCTLARDPTSGRHRGFGFIEYEKPQSALDAVSSMNLFDLGGQYLRVGKAVTPPMPLLTPTTPGGLPPAAAVAAAAATAKITAQEAVAGASVLGALAAPQLLGQQMGIPQAVMAAQAPGVITGVTPVRPPIPVLPQVGLVNPVLASPPVLSNQAGGSNQQERKEEKEEMLQDGTGQEMLSDQEHMSISGSSARHMVMQKLLRKSESTVMVLRNMVGPEDIDDDLEGEVTEECGKFGSVNRVIIYQEKQGEEEDADIIVKIFVEFSMASEMNKAIQALNDRWFGGRKVVAEVYDQDRFNSSDLSA
- the puf60b gene encoding poly(U)-binding-splicing factor PUF60-B isoform X2, which translates into the protein MENGQGTGSKLGLPPLTPEQQEALQRAKKYAMEQSIKSVLVKQTIAHQQQQLTNLQMAAVTMGFGDPLSPLQSVAAQRQRALAIMCRVYVGSIYYELGEDTIRQAFAPFGPIKSIDMSWDSVTMKHKGFAFVEYDVPEAAQLALEQMNSVMLGGRNIKVGRPSNIGQAQPIIDQLAEEARAFNRIYVASVHPDLSDDDIKSVFEAFGRIKSCTLARDPTSGRHRGFGFIEYEKPQSALDAVSSMNLFDLGGQYLRVGKAVTPPMPLLTPTTPGGLPPAAAVAAAAATAKITAQASMNPFQRDLMAFQEAVAGASVLGALAAPQLLGQQMGIPQAVMAAQAPGVITGVTPVRPPIPVLPQVGLVNPVLASPPVLSNQAGGSNQQERKEEKEEMLQDGTGQEMLSDQEHMSISGSSARHMVMQKLLRKSESTVMVLRNMVGPEDIDDDLEGEVTEECGKFGSVNRVIIYQEKQGEEEDADIIVKIFVEFSMASEMNKAIQALNDRWFGGRKVVAEVYDQDRFNSSDLSA
- the puf60b gene encoding poly(U)-binding-splicing factor PUF60-B isoform X1, which encodes MAVTETAGGEALTMENGQGTGSKLGLPPLTPEQQEALQRAKKYAMEQSIKSVLVKQTIAHQQQQLTNLQMAAVTMGFGDPLSPLQSVAAQRQRALAIMCRVYVGSIYYELGEDTIRQAFAPFGPIKSIDMSWDSVTMKHKGFAFVEYDVPEAAQLALEQMNSVMLGGRNIKVGRPSNIGQAQPIIDQLAEEARAFNRIYVASVHPDLSDDDIKSVFEAFGRIKSCTLARDPTSGRHRGFGFIEYEKPQSALDAVSSMNLFDLGGQYLRVGKAVTPPMPLLTPTTPGGLPPAAAVAAAAATAKITAQASMNPFQRDLMAFQEAVAGASVLGALAAPQLLGQQMGIPQAVMAAQAPGVITGVTPVRPPIPVLPQVGLVNPVLASPPVLSNQAGGSNQQERKEEKEEMLQDGTGQEMLSDQEHMSISGSSARHMVMQKLLRKSESTVMVLRNMVGPEDIDDDLEGEVTEECGKFGSVNRVIIYQEKQGEEEDADIIVKIFVEFSMASEMNKAIQALNDRWFGGRKVVAEVYDQDRFNSSDLSA
- the puf60b gene encoding poly(U)-binding-splicing factor PUF60-B isoform X4, with product MAVTETAGGEALTMENGQGTGSKLGLPPLTPEQQEALQRAKKYAMEQSIKSVLVKQTIAHQQQQLTNLQVAAQRQRALAIMCRVYVGSIYYELGEDTIRQAFAPFGPIKSIDMSWDSVTMKHKGFAFVEYDVPEAAQLALEQMNSVMLGGRNIKVGRPSNIGQAQPIIDQLAEEARAFNRIYVASVHPDLSDDDIKSVFEAFGRIKSCTLARDPTSGRHRGFGFIEYEKPQSALDAVSSMNLFDLGGQYLRVGKAVTPPMPLLTPTTPGGLPPAAAVAAAAATAKITAQASMNPFQRDLMAFQEAVAGASVLGALAAPQLLGQQMGIPQAVMAAQAPGVITGVTPVRPPIPVLPQVGLVNPVLASPPVLSNQAGGSNQQERKEEKEEMLQDGTGQEMLSDQEHMSISGSSARHMVMQKLLRKSESTVMVLRNMVGPEDIDDDLEGEVTEECGKFGSVNRVIIYQEKQGEEEDADIIVKIFVEFSMASEMNKAIQALNDRWFGGRKVVAEVYDQDRFNSSDLSA
- the puf60b gene encoding poly(U)-binding-splicing factor PUF60-B isoform X3, translating into MAVTETAGGEALTMENGQGTGSKLGLPPLTPEQQEALQRAKKYAMEQSIKSVLVKQTIAHQQQQLTNLQMAAVTMGFGDPLSPLQSVAAQRQRALAIMCRVYVGSIYYELGEDTIRQAFAPFGPIKSIDMSWDSVTMKHKGFAFVEYDVPEAAQLALEQMNSVMLGGRNIKVGRPSNIGQAQPIIDQLAEEARAFNRIYVASVHPDLSDDDIKSVFEAFGRIKSCTLARDPTSGRHRGFGFIEYEKPQSALDAVSSMNLFDLGGQYLRVGKAVTPPMPLLTPTTPGGLPPAAAVAAAAATAKITAQEAVAGASVLGALAAPQLLGQQMGIPQAVMAAQAPGVITGVTPVRPPIPVLPQVGLVNPVLASPPVLSNQAGGSNQQERKEEKEEMLQDGTGQEMLSDQEHMSISGSSARHMVMQKLLRKSESTVMVLRNMVGPEDIDDDLEGEVTEECGKFGSVNRVIIYQEKQGEEEDADIIVKIFVEFSMASEMNKAIQALNDRWFGGRKVVAEVYDQDRFNSSDLSA
- the puf60b gene encoding poly(U)-binding-splicing factor PUF60-B isoform X7 — translated: MAVTETAGGEALTMENGQGTGSKLGLPPLTPEQQEALQRAKKYAMEQSIKSVLVKQTIAHQQQQLTNLQVAAQRQRALAIMCRVYVGSIYYELGEDTIRQAFAPFGPIKSIDMSWDSVTMKHKGFAFVEYDVPEAAQLALEQMNSVMLGGRNIKVGRPSNIGQAQPIIDQLAEEARAFNRIYVASVHPDLSDDDIKSVFEAFGRIKSCTLARDPTSGRHRGFGFIEYEKPQSALDAVSSMNLFDLGGQYLRVGKAVTPPMPLLTPTTPGGLPPAAAVAAAAATAKITAQEAVAGASVLGALAAPQLLGQQMGIPQAVMAAQAPGVITGVTPVRPPIPVLPQVGLVNPVLASPPVLSNQAGGSNQQERKEEKEEMLQDGTGQEMLSDQEHMSISGSSARHMVMQKLLRKSESTVMVLRNMVGPEDIDDDLEGEVTEECGKFGSVNRVIIYQEKQGEEEDADIIVKIFVEFSMASEMNKAIQALNDRWFGGRKVVAEVYDQDRFNSSDLSA